The Antennarius striatus isolate MH-2024 chromosome 11, ASM4005453v1, whole genome shotgun sequence genome window below encodes:
- the six2a gene encoding homeobox protein SIX2a has translation MSMLPTFGFTQEQVACVCEVLQQGGNIERLGRFLWSLPACEHLHKNESVLKAKAVVAFHRGNFRELYKILESHQFSPHNHPKLQQLWLKAHYIEAEKLRGRPLGAVGKYRVRRKFPLPRSIWDGEETSYCFKEKSRSVLREWYTHNPYPSPREKRELAEATGLTTTQVSNWFKNRRQRDRAAEAKERENNENSNSHNPLTSSMNGNKSLLGSSDDDKTPSGTPDHTSPSPALLLGSNTGLQSLHGLAPPPGPSAIPVPSGADSVHHHHSLHHDTILNPMSSNLVDLGS, from the exons ATGTCCATGCTTCCGACGTTTGGCTTTACGCAGGAACAAGTGGCGTGTGTCTGCGAAGTCCTCCAACAAGGGGGGAACATTGAGCGACTGGGACGCTTCCTCTGGTCCCTCCCGGCGTGCGAACACCTCCATAAAAACGAGAGCGTCCTTAAGGCAAAAGCCGTGGTTGCCTTCCATCGGGGAAATTTCCGAGAGCTCTACAAAATCCTAGAGAGCCACCAGTTTTCGCCTCACAACCACCCGAAGCTGCAGCAACTTTGGCTGAAAGCGCACTACATCGAGGCGGAGAAGCTGAGAGGCCGCCCGCTCGGTGCCGTGGGTAAGTACCGCGTCCGGAGAAAGTTCCCCCTGCCCCGCTCGATCTGGGACGGAGAAGAGACGAGCTACTGTTTCAAGGAGAAGAGTAGGAGCGTCCTGCGGGAGTGGTACACCCACAATCCGTACCCATCCCCACGGGAGAAAAGAGAGCTGGCCGAGGCCACGGGACTCACCACCACACAGGTCAGCAACTGGTTCAAAAACCGACGGCAGAGAGACCGAGCAGCGGAGGCGAAGGAAAG AGAAAACAACGAGAACAGCAACAGTCACAACCCTTTGACTTCCTCCatgaatggaaataaatctCTTTTGGGGAGTTCGGACGACGATAAAACCCCCTCCGGGACACCCGATCACACATCTCCGAGCCCGGCTCTGCTGCTCGGCTCCAACACGGGTTTACAGTCCCTGCACGGCCTCGCCCCCCCGCCAGGACCCAGCGCCATCCCGGTACCGAGTGGTGCAGACTCGGTGCACCATCACCACTCATTGCACCACGACACCATACTGAACCCTATGTCTTCTAATCTAGTGGACCTTGGCtcttaa